One window of Phycisphaerae bacterium genomic DNA carries:
- the ctaD gene encoding cytochrome c oxidase subunit I: protein MSAIDPGISLPAGQPQAAAGDNYLTRTRGIRSWLFTVDHKRIGIMYLVSILAAFLLGGIFAILIRTELLTPQRTIMSADNYNRVFTLHGAIMTFLVIIPGIPAALGNFVLPIMLGAKDLAFPRLNLFSYHLWVLGALLSVVAILMGSVDTGWTFYVPYATDTSMGGVIPVLLGVFVLGFSSIFTGLNFVVTIHKLRPPGMTWFRLPLFLWALYATAIIQILATPVLGITVLLLIVERAFELGIFQPGLGGDPLLYQHFFWFYSHPAVYIMILPAMGIASEVISIFSRKHIFGYHFIAFSSIAIAIFGFFVWGHHMFVSGQSALVTTIFSLLTYSVSIPSAVKVFNWLATLHGGSISLKTPMLYMLGFIFIFGIGGLTGLFLGALATDYHLTDTYFVVAHFHYVMMGSTLLAMIGGIHHWWPKMTGRMYSELWGRVAFVVVFIGFNLTFFPQFIMGTHGMPRRYYNYPPQFEFLHVLSSIGSYLMAVGFVITAIYLLHSLFAGRRAPANPWGGATLEWQCPSPPPTQNFDTPPVAGDPYDFSDLEYDARTGGYVRVNRPGASVPGH, encoded by the coding sequence ATGAGCGCGATTGATCCGGGCATTTCGCTCCCCGCCGGACAGCCGCAGGCCGCGGCGGGCGACAACTACCTCACGCGGACCCGGGGCATCCGGTCCTGGCTCTTCACCGTCGACCACAAGCGCATCGGCATCATGTACCTCGTGTCGATCCTGGCGGCGTTCCTGCTGGGCGGCATTTTCGCCATCCTCATCCGCACCGAGCTGCTCACGCCGCAGCGCACGATCATGAGCGCGGACAACTACAACCGCGTGTTCACGCTGCACGGCGCGATCATGACCTTCCTGGTCATCATCCCCGGCATCCCTGCGGCCCTCGGCAATTTCGTCCTGCCGATCATGCTGGGCGCGAAAGACCTCGCCTTTCCGCGCCTTAACCTGTTCAGCTACCACCTGTGGGTGCTCGGCGCGCTGCTGTCCGTCGTGGCCATCCTCATGGGCAGCGTCGACACCGGCTGGACCTTCTACGTGCCCTACGCCACCGACACCAGCATGGGCGGCGTCATCCCCGTGCTCCTCGGCGTGTTCGTGCTCGGCTTCAGCTCGATCTTCACCGGGCTCAATTTCGTCGTGACGATCCACAAGCTCCGCCCGCCGGGCATGACCTGGTTCCGCCTGCCGCTGTTCCTGTGGGCGCTCTACGCGACCGCCATCATCCAGATCCTCGCGACGCCGGTGCTGGGCATCACCGTGCTGCTGCTGATCGTGGAGCGCGCCTTCGAGCTGGGCATCTTCCAGCCCGGCTTGGGTGGCGACCCCCTCCTTTACCAGCACTTCTTCTGGTTCTACTCGCACCCCGCCGTCTACATCATGATCCTGCCCGCGATGGGCATCGCCAGCGAGGTGATCTCGATCTTCAGCCGCAAGCACATCTTCGGCTACCACTTCATCGCCTTCAGCAGCATCGCCATCGCGATCTTCGGCTTCTTCGTCTGGGGCCACCACATGTTCGTCAGCGGCCAGTCCGCGCTGGTAACCACCATCTTCAGCCTGTTGACGTACAGCGTCTCCATCCCGTCGGCGGTCAAGGTCTTCAACTGGCTCGCCACGCTGCACGGCGGCTCGATCTCGCTGAAAACGCCCATGCTTTACATGCTGGGCTTCATCTTCATCTTCGGCATCGGTGGCCTCACCGGCCTGTTCCTCGGCGCGCTGGCCACCGACTACCACCTGACCGACACGTACTTCGTCGTCGCCCACTTCCACTACGTCATGATGGGCAGCACGCTCCTGGCGATGATCGGCGGCATTCACCACTGGTGGCCAAAGATGACCGGCCGCATGTACTCCGAGCTGTGGGGGCGCGTGGCCTTCGTCGTCGTCTTCATCGGCTTCAACCTGACCTTCTTCCCGCAGTTCATCATGGGCACGCACGGCATGCCCCGCCGCTACTACAACTACCCGCCCCAGTTCGAGTTCCTGCACGTGCTTTCCAGCATCGGCTCGTACCTGATGGCGGTCGGTTTCGTGATCACGGCGATTTACCTGCTGCATTCGCTCTTCGCCGGCCGGCGCGCCCCCGCCAATCCGTGGGGCGGCGCCACACTTGAATGGCAATGCCCTTCGCCGCCGCCCACGCAGAACTTCGACACGCCACCCGTCGCCGGCGACCCGTATGACTTCAGCGACCTGGAATACGACGCCCGCACCGGCGGGTACGTCCGCGTGAACCGTCCGGGTGCCAGCGTGCCCGGGCATTAG
- a CDS encoding cytochrome c oxidase subunit 3 gives MATAVWAAQHTRRRLLMVMLAMTIACGLGFLGIKYVEYEHKWKDGLLWGKHYQPAHPHPGFATHAAAEHGTAPPPAASQPTTAPAGETAWIVQPAESGPRGLLRPGAAPLELSTEPKVHNVQVFFAVYFAMTGLHGLHVIAGLVLIAWLLVRAQLGHFTAAYFTPVPMVGLYWHVVDLIWIYLFPLLYLIH, from the coding sequence ATGGCCACCGCGGTGTGGGCCGCGCAGCACACCCGCCGCCGGCTGCTCATGGTCATGCTCGCCATGACCATCGCCTGCGGCCTCGGCTTCCTGGGCATCAAGTACGTCGAATACGAGCACAAGTGGAAAGACGGGCTGCTGTGGGGCAAGCACTATCAGCCGGCGCACCCGCACCCGGGATTCGCCACCCACGCCGCGGCGGAGCACGGCACCGCGCCGCCGCCAGCCGCGTCGCAGCCCACTACCGCCCCCGCTGGCGAAACGGCCTGGATCGTGCAGCCGGCCGAATCCGGACCGCGCGGCCTGCTGCGACCCGGCGCTGCGCCGCTCGAGCTGTCCACCGAACCCAAGGTGCACAACGTCCAGGTGTTTTTCGCGGTGTACTTCGCCATGACCGGCCTGCACGGCCTGCACGTGATCGCCGGGCTGGTGCTGATCGCCTGGCTGCTGGTCCGCGCGCAGCTCGGGCATTTCACCGCCGCCTACTTCACGCCCGTGCCGATGGTTGGACTGTACTGGCACGTGGTTGACCTGATCTGGATTTACCTGTTCCCGCTGCTGTACCTGATTCACTAG
- a CDS encoding cytochrome C oxidase subunit IV family protein → MTAPESPTTAHRQVGHHVPLWVLAATLAALLVLTFITVAVTRVAWLDFGPTINLWIALLIATVKATLVALYFMHLRYDKPFNGVILIGALLFVMLFCGLALMDSLAYRPDVQEYRDVDPARYAPALQQP, encoded by the coding sequence ATGACCGCTCCCGAGTCCCCCACCACCGCCCACCGCCAGGTCGGCCACCATGTGCCCTTGTGGGTGCTCGCGGCCACGCTCGCCGCCCTGCTCGTGCTGACGTTCATCACGGTCGCGGTCACGCGCGTGGCGTGGCTCGACTTCGGCCCGACCATCAACCTCTGGATTGCCCTGCTGATCGCGACCGTCAAGGCCACCCTCGTGGCCCTGTACTTCATGCACCTGCGCTATGACAAGCCCTTCAACGGCGTCATCCTGATCGGCGCACTCCTGTTCGTCATGCTCTTCTGCGGCCTGGCGCTCATGGACTCCCTCGCCTATCGCCCGGACGTGCAGGAATATCGCGACGTCGATCCGGCGCGCTACGCGCCGGCCCTGCAGCAGCCGTGA
- a CDS encoding heme-copper oxidase subunit III has protein sequence MNTPRPPATPAGLSAGRLIMLLFLASLGMGFAAVLVFYFVMRSRATAWPPPGTPPLPAGLWLSTVLLIGTSASLLVARHSLRQERAPAAARALLIALLAGLAFLFSQIANWWLAWAANLPPGRNMFSITFYLLTGLHAAHIIGGLVPLAVVTARALRGRYSAAHHAGVTYCAMYWHFLDAVWLVIFAALLLST, from the coding sequence GTGAACACGCCCCGGCCGCCCGCAACCCCCGCCGGCCTCAGCGCCGGCCGCCTCATCATGCTGCTCTTCCTGGCGTCGCTCGGCATGGGCTTCGCCGCCGTGCTGGTCTTCTATTTCGTCATGCGCAGCCGTGCCACCGCCTGGCCGCCACCCGGCACACCGCCGCTGCCGGCCGGGCTGTGGCTCAGCACCGTGCTGCTGATCGGAACCAGTGCGAGCCTGCTCGTGGCCCGCCACAGCCTGCGCCAGGAACGCGCCCCCGCGGCTGCACGCGCCCTGCTGATCGCGCTGCTCGCCGGCCTCGCCTTTCTCTTCAGCCAAATCGCGAACTGGTGGCTGGCCTGGGCGGCGAACCTGCCGCCCGGCCGCAACATGTTCTCCATCACTTTCTACCTGCTCACCGGCCTGCACGCGGCGCACATCATCGGCGGGCTCGTCCCGCTCGCCGTCGTCACCGCGCGGGCCCTGCGCGGGCGCTACAGCGCCGCACACCACGCCGGCGTCACGTACTGCGCCATGTACTGGCACTTCCTCGACGCCGTCTGGCTGGTCATCTTCGCGGCGCTTCTGCTGAGCACTTGA
- a CDS encoding carbon-nitrogen hydrolase family protein produces the protein MRIAVAQMPGASLDRWAETLALLEALVTQAAERGAQLVVLPECAWPAYCLGSIAEYRAARNAGLPAPATFLARLQQLARNQHIALCAGFVAEDHDRLYNAAAFVAANGALLGMRHKCFLWAFDRNYFSPGTRIEPLDTDFGRIGLMICADARLPEIAATLAARGAELILQPTAWVNAGATDALWNPQPDFLIAARATEFGVPIASASKWGRERDTTFVGSSLICAADGTIRAQCGSAETTVAVAEVTPAPPRRPVITPAERSALLSPAPPDPPRGDVRPVTVWPVAHTINDHAVAAQLDTRAPVPEHLLVLRDGPSSDPVRGDRYTLLSGPTPAPLDIAGVRIGSVRAPAAARFAPLRCLALRGVHAVVVFGADCPRCALQARACENRIFVVQVTAAHGQIIDPHGHVVPATDAPVTLAAALAARKTVAPGTDVLAGRCPAQYEF, from the coding sequence ATGCGCATCGCCGTCGCCCAAATGCCCGGCGCCTCCCTGGACCGGTGGGCGGAAACGCTGGCGCTGCTCGAGGCCCTGGTTACGCAGGCCGCCGAGCGCGGCGCGCAACTCGTCGTGCTGCCCGAATGCGCCTGGCCGGCCTATTGCCTGGGCAGCATCGCGGAGTATCGCGCCGCGCGAAACGCCGGCCTGCCCGCCCCCGCCACCTTCCTCGCCCGACTGCAACAGCTCGCCCGCAACCAGCACATCGCGCTCTGTGCCGGCTTCGTCGCCGAAGATCACGACCGGCTCTACAACGCCGCCGCATTCGTCGCCGCCAACGGCGCGCTGCTCGGCATGCGCCACAAGTGCTTCCTGTGGGCGTTCGACCGCAACTACTTCTCGCCGGGCACGCGCATCGAGCCGCTGGACACCGACTTCGGTCGCATCGGACTGATGATCTGCGCCGACGCCCGCCTCCCCGAAATCGCCGCGACGCTGGCCGCCCGCGGCGCGGAGCTCATCCTGCAACCCACCGCCTGGGTGAACGCCGGCGCCACCGACGCGCTTTGGAACCCGCAGCCGGATTTCCTCATCGCGGCGCGGGCCACGGAGTTCGGCGTGCCGATCGCGTCCGCCAGCAAGTGGGGCCGCGAACGCGACACTACCTTCGTCGGATCGAGCCTCATCTGCGCTGCCGACGGAACGATCCGCGCCCAGTGCGGGTCAGCCGAAACCACCGTGGCCGTCGCCGAGGTAACTCCCGCCCCGCCCCGCCGCCCCGTCATTACGCCCGCGGAGCGCAGCGCACTGCTGTCGCCCGCTCCACCGGACCCGCCGCGCGGCGATGTCCGTCCCGTGACGGTGTGGCCCGTCGCGCACACCATCAACGACCACGCCGTGGCCGCACAACTGGACACCCGTGCACCGGTTCCAGAGCACTTGCTCGTGTTACGCGACGGCCCGTCGTCTGATCCCGTGCGGGGCGACCGCTATACGCTGTTGAGTGGACCGACGCCCGCGCCGCTGGACATCGCTGGCGTGCGCATCGGCTCGGTGCGTGCCCCCGCTGCCGCCCGCTTCGCCCCGCTCCGCTGTCTTGCGCTGCGCGGCGTGCACGCCGTCGTCGTCTTCGGCGCCGACTGTCCGCGCTGCGCGCTCCAGGCACGGGCGTGTGAGAACCGTATCTTCGTCGTCCAGGTGACCGCTGCGCACGGACAGATCATCGACCCGCACGGCCACGTCGTGCCCGCCACCGACGCCCCGGTCACGCTCGCCGCGGCGCTCGCCGCGCGCAAGACCGTGGCCCCCGGGACCGACGTGCTCGCCGGCCGCTGCCCCGCGCAGTACGAGTTCTGA
- a CDS encoding tetratricopeptide repeat protein has product MITRRYAGTCLVGLAIGGWLLAGGACKRESAAPEGASAAPGTEPGTAPMAGAAELPLPELDLGTLPLVLETKLGAARREALRVPNDIGKVADLGALCYVHGFPQAAVVCFERVAQLAPQESQWLYALGLAHARAGNPAQAKAAYEKTLALNADYKPARTRLAALLMETDPARAREFFEAALAADAADVVGHAGLGLCLVAENKLDEAQGHFLRALKTAPHYGPAHLGLAAVFEARGETTEAAARRRRAGQDTHIRPLIDPMEGTLLVRGYDLEALLEAAAAQAERKQFSLAERLLNEAIDVDTSGVRARTQLADVLAQQGRLDDAVREFERVLSLPDGKDYAPAKCKLAFAMLLKKDFDRAEQLLRSVLDKNPADEEALRRFCTLAMARGTPDAGVAVIKAALAAQPQSGDLYLAASGWLQQLDQEAEARAALTKAVELDPELVAARHALGLYLFRAGDVAGAREQFAAALRTDPKYLAARLALRDLLTIAKDYAALEQLLRDGLQVMPDRPELANSLAWLLATCADATRRKPEEAIQWAEKACAATNHRDDTMLDTLAAAYAAAGRFEDARKWVGEALKIAQAANRPDDVRDYQAHQALFEAGKPYFENP; this is encoded by the coding sequence ATGATTACACGACGGTATGCGGGTACGTGTCTGGTGGGGCTGGCGATCGGCGGCTGGCTGTTGGCCGGCGGCGCGTGCAAGCGCGAGTCCGCTGCCCCCGAGGGCGCCAGCGCGGCCCCGGGAACGGAGCCGGGCACCGCGCCGATGGCCGGGGCGGCGGAGCTGCCGCTGCCGGAACTGGACTTGGGCACGCTGCCGCTGGTGCTCGAAACAAAGCTGGGGGCGGCGCGGCGCGAAGCGCTCCGGGTGCCCAACGACATCGGCAAGGTGGCCGACCTGGGGGCGCTGTGCTACGTGCACGGGTTCCCGCAGGCGGCGGTGGTGTGCTTCGAGCGAGTGGCCCAGTTGGCTCCGCAGGAGTCGCAGTGGCTGTACGCGCTCGGGTTGGCGCACGCGCGGGCGGGTAATCCCGCCCAGGCCAAGGCCGCCTATGAAAAGACCCTGGCCCTGAACGCCGACTACAAGCCGGCGCGCACGCGCCTGGCGGCCCTGCTGATGGAAACCGATCCAGCCCGGGCGCGCGAGTTCTTCGAAGCGGCGCTGGCGGCGGACGCGGCCGACGTCGTGGGGCACGCCGGTCTTGGACTGTGTCTAGTAGCCGAAAACAAGCTGGACGAGGCGCAGGGTCATTTCCTCCGGGCCCTCAAGACAGCGCCGCACTACGGGCCGGCTCACTTGGGGCTTGCGGCCGTTTTCGAGGCGCGCGGTGAGACCACGGAAGCGGCCGCGCGGCGCCGCCGGGCCGGCCAGGATACGCACATCCGCCCACTGATCGACCCGATGGAAGGCACGCTGCTGGTGCGGGGGTACGATCTGGAGGCGCTCCTGGAAGCCGCGGCGGCCCAGGCGGAGCGGAAGCAGTTCTCGCTCGCGGAACGGCTGCTGAACGAAGCGATCGACGTGGACACCTCGGGCGTGCGCGCTCGCACGCAACTGGCCGACGTGCTGGCGCAGCAAGGCCGACTCGATGACGCCGTCCGCGAGTTCGAGCGTGTGCTGAGCCTGCCGGACGGCAAGGATTACGCGCCGGCGAAGTGCAAGCTCGCGTTTGCCATGCTGCTCAAGAAGGACTTCGACCGGGCGGAGCAGTTGCTGCGCAGTGTGCTGGATAAGAACCCGGCGGACGAAGAGGCCTTGCGACGGTTCTGCACGCTGGCCATGGCCCGGGGCACGCCGGACGCCGGCGTCGCGGTGATCAAAGCCGCGCTGGCCGCGCAGCCGCAAAGCGGCGACCTGTATCTGGCGGCCAGCGGCTGGCTGCAGCAGTTGGACCAGGAAGCGGAGGCGCGTGCCGCGCTGACCAAGGCAGTCGAGCTGGATCCGGAACTCGTGGCCGCCCGCCACGCGCTGGGGCTCTACCTCTTCCGCGCCGGCGACGTGGCCGGCGCGCGCGAGCAGTTTGCCGCGGCGCTGCGCACCGACCCCAAGTACCTGGCGGCTCGTTTGGCGCTGCGTGATCTGCTGACCATCGCGAAGGACTACGCCGCCCTCGAGCAGTTGCTGCGCGACGGGCTGCAGGTCATGCCGGACCGGCCGGAGCTGGCGAACTCGCTCGCGTGGCTGCTGGCGACCTGCGCGGATGCGACGCGCCGCAAGCCGGAGGAAGCGATCCAGTGGGCGGAGAAGGCCTGCGCGGCGACGAATCACCGGGATGACACGATGCTGGACACGCTGGCCGCGGCGTACGCGGCGGCCGGTCGGTTCGAGGATGCCCGCAAGTGGGTCGGCGAGGCGCTCAAGATCGCTCAGGCGGCCAATCGGCCGGACGATGTCCGGGATTACCAGGCACACCAGGCGCTCTTTGAGGCCGGCAAGCCGTATTTCGAGAATCCGTGA
- a CDS encoding universal stress protein: protein MVVKPKRILWPTDFSALSLHGARYARAFRESFNAELHVIHVIPPPLTADLAVTLPTEVPVTFSDQELIEACRARLASVVPEQFGSDPPVVSDIIFGNAWHGICKYAESAQIDLIIVATHGRTGLRHVLIGSTAERIVQHAPCPVLVVKNPATDFVHE, encoded by the coding sequence ATGGTCGTGAAGCCCAAGCGGATTTTGTGGCCGACGGACTTCTCCGCGCTGTCGCTGCACGGGGCGCGCTACGCGCGGGCCTTCCGCGAGTCCTTCAACGCGGAGTTGCACGTGATTCACGTGATTCCGCCACCGCTCACCGCGGACCTGGCGGTGACCCTGCCGACCGAGGTGCCGGTGACGTTCTCCGACCAGGAGCTGATCGAGGCCTGCCGGGCGCGGCTGGCGAGCGTGGTGCCCGAGCAGTTCGGCAGCGACCCGCCGGTGGTCAGCGACATCATCTTCGGCAACGCCTGGCATGGCATCTGCAAGTATGCTGAGAGCGCGCAGATCGACCTGATCATCGTCGCGACGCACGGGCGTACCGGGCTGCGGCATGTGTTGATTGGCAGCACGGCCGAGCGCATTGTGCAGCATGCGCCGTGCCCGGTGCTGGTGGTGAAGAATCCCGCGACGGATTTTGTGCACGAGTGA
- a CDS encoding carbamate kinase: protein MVALGGNAISRPNQEGNVAQQFENTSYTAEYLAGLVEAGYQLVVTHGNGPQVGNVLRRVELAARELYRLPLHICGAHTQGGMGFMIAQCFNNALHRRNIPRTATAIVTSVEVDRDDPAFKRPTKPIGNFYRKDKALELQREQGWDMISVPQQGWRRVVPSPPPKAIVEIDLIKRLVSAGELVVAAGGGGIPVARDANGELHGVEAVIDKDRTAALLGRALDAPVLLIVTSVERVALNYGTPQEKTLDRLTASEAQRYLDEGQFPPGSMGPKIEAAIEFVRGCRPGDARVIICSIERMADALAGRSGTRIEPDA from the coding sequence ATGGTCGCGTTGGGCGGGAACGCGATTTCACGCCCCAACCAGGAAGGCAACGTCGCTCAGCAGTTCGAGAACACCAGCTACACCGCCGAGTACCTGGCCGGCCTGGTCGAGGCGGGGTATCAGCTCGTGGTCACGCACGGCAATGGTCCTCAGGTGGGCAACGTGCTGCGGCGCGTCGAGCTGGCGGCCCGCGAGTTGTACCGCCTGCCGCTGCACATCTGCGGCGCGCACACGCAGGGCGGCATGGGCTTCATGATCGCACAGTGTTTCAACAATGCCCTGCATCGCCGCAACATCCCTCGGACCGCGACCGCGATCGTGACGAGCGTCGAGGTCGACCGCGACGACCCGGCGTTCAAGCGGCCGACGAAGCCGATCGGCAATTTCTACCGCAAGGACAAGGCCCTGGAGCTGCAGCGCGAACAAGGCTGGGACATGATCTCGGTGCCACAGCAGGGTTGGCGCCGCGTCGTGCCGTCGCCGCCGCCGAAGGCGATCGTCGAGATTGACTTGATCAAGCGGCTCGTGAGCGCGGGGGAGCTGGTCGTGGCGGCGGGAGGCGGTGGGATCCCGGTCGCGCGCGACGCCAATGGCGAGTTGCACGGCGTGGAGGCCGTGATCGACAAGGATCGCACGGCGGCGCTGCTGGGTCGCGCGCTGGATGCGCCGGTGCTCCTGATCGTGACGAGCGTGGAGCGCGTGGCGCTGAACTATGGCACGCCGCAGGAAAAGACGCTGGACAGGCTGACAGCGTCCGAGGCCCAGCGCTACCTGGACGAAGGGCAGTTTCCGCCGGGGTCGATGGGGCCCAAGATCGAGGCGGCAATTGAGTTCGTGCGGGGTTGCAGACCAGGGGATGCGCGCGTGATCATCTGCAGTATCGAGCGGATGGCGGACGCGCTGGCGGGCCGCAGCGGGACGCGGATCGAGCCGGACGCCTGA
- a CDS encoding adenosylhomocysteinase, whose translation MAKTRCDVTNLNLAAEGRKKILWADRDMPVLALIRQRFEKQKPLKGIHMGCCMHVTSETANLMRTLKAGGAEVALCASNPLSTQDPTAASIVKDFGVAVYARRGESVPVFYDHLNAVINTRPQITMDDGADLVNTLHTRRQREARGILASMEETTTGVIRLRAMAQAGILKFPVVAVNDADTKHMFDNRYGTGQSTLDGVVRATDVLLAGKHVVVVGYGWCGRGVAMRARGAGAIVTVTEIDPLKALEAAMDGFDVRPMAKAVEFGEVFITVTGNKHVLRAEHFRKMRDGAVICNSGHFDVEIDIPALRKMSKKVIKDVRPLVTEYQLGRNKSIHLLADGRLVNLSAATGHPASVMDMSFATQALTAEWIVKKGRKLGVAVHEVPKAIEEQVAKLKLQAMGISIDRLTREQVHYLSSSGEGT comes from the coding sequence ATGGCGAAGACGCGCTGTGACGTGACGAACCTGAATCTGGCGGCCGAGGGGCGCAAGAAGATCCTCTGGGCCGATCGCGATATGCCCGTGCTGGCCCTGATTCGCCAGCGCTTCGAGAAGCAGAAGCCGCTGAAGGGCATCCACATGGGCTGCTGCATGCACGTGACCAGCGAGACCGCCAACCTGATGCGCACGCTGAAGGCCGGCGGGGCCGAGGTCGCGCTGTGCGCGTCGAATCCCCTCAGTACGCAGGACCCTACGGCAGCGAGCATCGTCAAGGATTTTGGCGTCGCCGTGTATGCCCGCCGTGGCGAGAGCGTGCCGGTGTTCTACGACCACCTGAACGCGGTCATCAACACTCGACCGCAGATCACGATGGACGACGGTGCGGACCTGGTGAACACGCTGCATACGCGCCGCCAGCGCGAGGCACGCGGGATTCTGGCCAGCATGGAAGAGACGACCACCGGCGTCATCCGGCTGCGGGCCATGGCGCAGGCAGGCATCCTCAAGTTCCCCGTGGTGGCGGTGAACGACGCCGACACGAAGCACATGTTCGACAACCGTTACGGCACGGGGCAGAGCACGCTCGACGGCGTGGTACGGGCGACGGACGTGCTGCTGGCCGGCAAGCACGTCGTGGTGGTCGGCTACGGCTGGTGCGGGCGCGGGGTGGCGATGCGGGCGCGCGGTGCCGGTGCGATTGTCACCGTCACCGAGATCGACCCGCTCAAGGCGCTCGAAGCGGCCATGGACGGTTTTGACGTCCGGCCGATGGCCAAGGCCGTCGAGTTCGGGGAGGTGTTCATCACGGTCACCGGCAACAAGCACGTGCTGCGGGCCGAGCACTTCCGCAAGATGCGTGACGGGGCGGTCATCTGCAACAGCGGGCACTTCGACGTCGAGATCGACATCCCGGCGCTGCGCAAGATGTCGAAGAAGGTCATCAAGGACGTCCGGCCGCTGGTGACCGAGTACCAACTCGGGCGGAACAAGAGCATTCACCTGCTGGCCGATGGCCGGCTGGTGAACCTCAGCGCGGCGACCGGGCACCCGGCGAGCGTGATGGACATGAGCTTCGCGACGCAGGCGCTGACCGCCGAGTGGATCGTGAAGAAGGGGCGCAAGCTCGGCGTGGCGGTCCACGAGGTGCCGAAGGCGATCGAGGAGCAGGTGGCCAAGCTCAAGCTGCAGGCGATGGGGATCAGCATTGACCGGCTCACGCGCGAACAGGTGCACTACCTGTCGTCGTCGGGCGAAGGAACGTAG